The segment AGTAGGGTTGGTCCATCCTTATCTAAGACCAAGTTCACGTCCCGTCCCACTTGTCcagggaacactgaaatgaataataataaaaaaagtattgaaaagtaCTGATACATAAATTACTACTAAAACCGgtacgaaaatattggtatcacGACAAAACTAacctattataatatattaatcttgAACATAATTTGTTACAAAAGGTTACACGTAAATGGGCCAAAAAAACTGATGGAAAAAGTAACCTTTAAATcgttcaaaatttcaaaatttattattatttttttacatttttaaagtctaataaattatgcaaatgtagagatattatatttgaaaatcaaatataatataattatataccttaattaaataaatttccacCTGCGAATTTCAATTTGTATGTTGCCAGGATGTGGACCCAAGTCCCACCAGCCACTCTCCCTGTCCTCCACTCTATGGAAAGTAGCAAAGTCTATGTATcacttgaataataataaatccaaGATTTTTACGATGAGGTAGGTTAAGGTCATAATAAGACACTCCGATATGACAATTCTTCGAGAAATCCAAATCTTCAATATTAGATTCTAGAAGCTTTtcagtatttgaattttaacaaaggcaagttctttttcaaaaataaaatcttttgtaCCTTATCTGCACTTAGACGTTTACGTTTTTCGTCATATATCAATGCAGCATTGGGTACACTGCTTGGAGGACAACACAGATAAGAACGTACGACTTTAAGGAGATTCGGATAGTTGTTTCTTTTCTCGTCCCACCACTTGAGAGTGTCTTCATTTGTCCCTTTGATTATTTTCTCagtatgatacatttttatttctttatagcTTGGAAAGGAGGTCTCATCATTTTCATCATCACCTGATGAAAGTATTAGATTCATTGCCTCCAACACTGAACAATTACTTGGTATTTCTGCATGGCTGTCGCAAAGGTCAACCCTCTGTCTTTTTTTTGTGGGTTCATCCTCTAACTCTCCATCACCATTACACAGGTTAATAATTACTGATTGCACTTCGTCCAGAATGTTGGAAGAGGTGAAAAATTTATCCTTGTATCTTGGATCTAGGTAAGTTGCAAGCCTATAAATGTTATGACTTTCAACATCTGCAAATTGTTTATCAAGAGCCTCTCTCATAGCGACTTTCATTAAGTGTATTATGTTCGTTGTTTCCGTTTCATCTTTATCAATACTCTCATTGCTGTGGTCTTTAAATTCTTCAGAATCTGACATTGCACTCGTTCTTTGAGCAGGCAGTATTTCCCTCGTGCTTGTTTGGAGAGCTATTTTCAATGAAACTATAAGAGGTATCACATCACTGATGGAAGAGGAAGAGCTACTTAACTGCTTAGTGATTTCTTCATAGGGTTTTAAGGCCATTACACATTTGGAGAGTAGCTTCCATTCTCTATCACTTATTGGTTCTATCTTTGAATTATGAGTTGCAACATAGATACAAAGAGATTCCTTCATCTTTTGAATCCTTTCCAACATATGCAAAGTACTGTTCCACCTTGAAGAAGAATCATGAATAACAAGTAGCAAAGGCTCCTGGCGTTGATCCTGGATCTTCTTAAGCTCATCTTGAGCCATTGTTGAATGATGAAAATATGTAGCAATGGAGCGACACTTGCGAATGACATCCCCCATTTCTTTCTTTGAAGCTATTCCATGTTTGACAACTTGCTGGACTTTATGTATAATGCAGTCTACATTGTCCAGCCCAGATAGAAAGACAGCCTTTTTCATATTTGCACCAGGATCACGTAGGACACAATGAACAGCCCTACTTGGAATGCCCCACTTCTCCAACATTTCGTCAAATTTGAGAGAAATATATTCTCCAGTATGTCTTTCTTGCAAGGGCTCAGCACTCAATAGATAGTTGACCCGCTCAAATTCTTTGGTAATGGCATGCGCACTCAGACTGAGGAGTGAAAAGCCAGCAGAAGTGTCTGACCACACGTCTGTTGTAAAGGCAATGTCGCAATCACATTGGATTTCATCAACAATTGATTTGAGTTGAAGGAATGCGGATTCGTACATTTCGTTGCAAACCATGGATGAGTAGAAGTTGCGGTCTTTGAGCGTGTACTCTGGACACATCTCCGTCATGAGTCTCACGAACCCAATGTCTTCCACATGACTGAAGGGCAAATCGTCCATCACAAACATCTCTGCAATGATTCTATCACGAGCTTTTGACTCTGAACTATTCACATCCCAGATCTGACCACTCcgaaaaaaatcttgttcaatcttcttctttttccctACTTTGGGTTTAGCCAAAGGAGTTTGTTCAGCAATCCGTTCTTTCTCCCGTGTTTGGATTGTTTGCTCTTCGGATAACTCAATGTATACGTCTTTGTGCAGTGCTTTTAAATGATTCCAGAGGGAGGAAGTTCCGCGTCCCTTACGTGACAACTGCTTCTTACAAATGACACACATTACGAAAAAATCATTCTGTTGATCAAAGTACTTCCAAACCAAGCTTATTTTTGTTGTCATACTTAAGCAGTGATCACGATATAAgtagtaaaaagtaattattaaattaactatacGCCCGCAGTATttgctattttatatttttactggcttacaaaatattgaataatatgtaaatattattttttgcgtCAATGATTTCCTAAATAATGGAGGAGGGCGGCataaatcacgcaacctgtagtggttaaaaaataaagattataactTATAGAGCATATTCACTGACATCacaaattgcattataattgataaagaCACCATCTTGGAGGCTGtaagttgaaatttttactacaaaaatgtacaaattgatGCAATGATGACGTCAAATGAAAATGTTCTATTCATTAACTAAGTCTGGGACTAATAAAAGTCCTTTCATAGGACttgttaataattttagttGTTCAGAAATAAAATACCCTTTCTTTTTCATATCCAAGACCGTTAAGAATCGTGATGTAGTATTCTATTCTTGCCTGTAGAACATCTTTAGATGAAAGTGCTTTCACAAAAGGAAGCAAATTTCCGACTTGAGAAAGAGTTTCAATATTATTAGAAGAACAGATATGGTGAAATTTATTACGAGCGACTATAGAATCACGATAGCATAATTTAAAGGTTAAATTGTCGAAAATTTCTAGGGAATACTGAATTTGAAGGGGTAGTCCATAAAtagaccaaaaaaattagttgtctATGCCTTGTATAGACTATAAGATAGATGTTAGATGGAATAGAGACCAAATCTAACGTATTCTTTAGCTGACGTAATgccgaaacttttttttcttcaaaataacttaattcCAATTCTTCTTGACCCTCCAAACTTCTTTTATAactggaaaataataattgaatatcatatTAAGAGTCCTAATATGCATTTGAAAGAATAAACAGAAACAATTTAAATGAACACGTAAGAGGGAGATATCAACTCCAAGAATTCTTAAGTTGTAAATAACCCATGTCAAAATACTTGAGATTAAGAGACAAATAATTTAACCTCGAATCTGCAGTTGTGATTAGACTTATTAATAGGGGAGGAATGTTCTCAAACACAGATGGAATGGCATGAGGCTTAAAATAACGACGACTGagagtttttttatcattcctaTGAGAATTGGAATCAGTCCTCCCCTCCTTACGATCCTCCTTTTTGAAATGTTTGCTACATAATCTTGAATTCTTGTTCGCTTAATAGTTTTTTCTAGGTATGGGAGGAACCCAACTACGAAGAAGTCCTTCATTTTAATAGGGGAACCGCAGAAAAACAATATGATTCTATTTGTCTCATTAGAATAGCCTGATCTACATCGCGGAACATAACCCGGAGTGGGTATCTCTTCCACTTTGCTTCAACTGTAGCACAAAAATCACCCTTTAAAAATCCCACAATTTTTAGTTACGAATTTTTGACGACGTCATTCTATCATGCATTTGCctaattatgaaatagctatTTGTTGTTTTAGTAACGTAGAGACTAAATGGAGGGTAAATAGATGAAGCTGTTCTCTCTCATGTATCGGCTCCATTTGTAGATCATCAAAATAAGTAATCAGTTTTATGAGTCCCAGGCTCCCgtaccacgcaacctttctttgaGATACCGTTAACAAACTTTGTTTACATTCAGTTCCTTGTATAAACCTTTGGCAATCATCATGGTGATGAATAAGCTAGAGCTTCAAGAGGACTTAATTCTAGTGATTAATAATGCCTTCTATGACGAAGGATTACTTTTAACTACTCTGAAACATAGATGTAACACTACTAACAAATGGAACCCTCAAATATTCGCCTTCAGGAGTCTTTCCTGTGTACGAAGGAGATAGATCAACTCAAGAAATTCTGTCTCATTGCTAGCGATAGCCGATATCTACAATAAAGATATATGTTATAGGATCATTCAATATTCAGATAATTTCGAATAGGTTTTTCAGGAATTGGTCTTGTCTGCATCGGTTGCATGGGAATAAGAAGGCTGACGTCACAATTTTTGCCCCCTCCCCCTCCCAAGTCTATAGCGTAGCAGTAGTACTTGAGTCCTGATTCGAATGTTTTCAATTTCATAGGTTAGTCGCTGACTCAGAAACAATTGGAATCGTATGCACGAGGACTAGGAAAAGATGGATTTTACTAGAATACTGGTTTCTACTCTTAATGCAAGTTTCTCAAACCCTTAAGAATCTCTTTatgttataataacaatatcttCCTCAACCCTActctccaaaatatatttggctTTATAAGACAATGAACCCCTCCCAGTCAACTTGAACAGCAAGACtacattgatttatattttataaaaatgtcagaTAGTTAGTAGAAATGTAATAAGTGGTAAGATGCTAttgaaggttaaaaaaatgagacaTTAGTGGTTACGTGATATGGATAGGAAAGACTTAATTACCACtatagaaattgaaatattatttcggAAATGGTGATTTGATGAACTTATCCTGCAATACTGGACTGTGTGCACAATTggctttattttgattaaatggttcaattaattattctctACATAAGTTTCCAAAAAGTTAGGACCTTCAAGAATTATGGAAAGCTCCTGTTccgaatatttttctaattttatgaaGGCTTATATttgcatagaaaaatattgctgtaatttttttgcaattaatatcatgatattaatctataataattaaatatattcatttaatagatgatattaatatgtatatttcttgttgtatttttatatctcGTATCAACTTTATATTTGCAGAAGGAAAATCACCGTACTTATTAAAGCGAGTGGTATGTTCTATTCACTTTTTATCATCTGAATTTGAGACTGAACCTCAAAGGAGTAATATCACATtagaaagaatttttttaaagaaaacagctatACCATCGCTACAACTCAAAGGAGAGATAATAAAAACAACCGCTTTATCCATGGCTGAAAATATAAGATActtgcaatttattttctttggcaaaaacaaacttatctcctatatcaataattatgcaTAATGTTATTCTTCTTAGTTTATcctatttaaatcaaatatcctCCTCCATGCAAGTTACCACAGAAAGTTCGCTGTCAACAGAAAATTACCTAATGCAAATATTCAAAcgataataaaaaagtagtgtCGATACTTCTGCTCAAAAGGTTGAATATTTGAATGGAAAAATTCAACGAAGATTGTCATGATAATGATAGTGAATATATCATCTAGAACAATTATAGAATGTTATCTCAAAATTTTAGAACTACTAACACAAATAGGATTGAACGTGATGGCAACAATTTCAGATGATCACTCTgctaatttcaattttttttcttcaatgaacTGTGAACTGGTGGTTCATTTAAAGAACTAGAGAAAATCCTTTGAAgccttcttcttaatttttattattatttgatttgttcaAAAACATATACATGAACATTTTGAACAGATTAACATTAGTATGTCCCAATTTTGATAATCGTCAGTATCTgctcaattaatatatatcaaatcacTTTACAAACTTGAGTACACAAGACTAGTCAGATATGCCCACAAACTAAGCTAAAAAGTTTTATCTCCTAAGCCAATAAATAGGCCAAATATACTATAAGAGGATGCATCTGTTTGCAGAGGAACATTTTTTCccatgaaaaatacatttaatcgTCTAGCAGagttatctaaatatttattatccttaaaatcaatcaaatatgcTCTACTTGGTAAGATAAACTCTAACAGAATAGAGAACCGGCTCTTATGGTATCGTTCTTTAGGAggatgaaacttttttatttcgacCGAACAATTTCTAAAAGGTGAAAAGAAAATTCGACTAAGGTCTttggtaaaattaattaacttaaatatcCAGAAAATAAAATCACTATTACCGAATGTGAATCATCTGTGAATGAAAGTTTTAATAGTTACCTCTAATTccatcaaaattaattcagaggTAATTTTTAACAAGCTATCTGATAAAAATTTTGCCGATAAGTCTAAATTTATCGATTTTGGAAGTAGAGAAGGCATCATCTACCCTTCCGATTTAGTACATCTTGTCTGTTGGAGCAGCTTAAAACTTCTTcagaatgaaatatttgaaacgaAATcatttcttgattattttttatcgagTCTGTTCCCTCAAAAAGTTCTTAATATATGTTTAGAGAAAATTGCAACGTCTTGTCCTCTgtcatatgaaatattttttaataattgtaaatctgccatttttttcttcctgaaTTCCCATTAAcgggaataaattttttaacgtCATGATGATGAAGActtttgtatcttttaaaaatgaaaaagtccaaaattaaGTTTGAAAGTGCACCGCCCACACTCCagcttaaagaaaaataacgaAACTCCAATCCAATCGATGATTATccttcaaatattatgtatttcgGTATTGTTATtgtgatcaataaaaaaaataatatgaaatatgaaaaatcaattGGTGTCTAAAatacaggttgcgtgattatttattgagtttGATTATCAATGTCGTGCTTCCAAGCAGTGCCAGCAGCGAGCGTTTCTTCTCCAAGGCCAAACAGATCCTGAGGAAGACTAGACAGAGGCTGAGAGACGACAACTTTGAGAAGCAACTCCTGTTACATAAAGAGCTAGAGGAGAAATGATTTATGAAGATATCTTATTATTCCCCGGCAGACTatatcttagtttttttttgcatatattttatttttcgccGGCAGactatatttgagttttttttctacatataggtatatttatttttttattatagtaaaatattgtaaataaatacatttgaataaagtgaataaatcgtttatttaagttaaaaaggtatatttacataaatgggTTTAGTTATAGGTTTAAAGAAATACAATCTTTGAATATGATCGCAATTAAATTGATCGGTTCGCTGATCGCAAATGAACCCGATCGTTATATCGCTATATCGCAGTGAATTTTTGTATTGGTTTCTatatataaagggtgattcaaaacgagcggttttttccagtatggattttttgacaggcgcgcgcgagatctgtcaaattcatacgtcgtttttactcagtattgttttacaattcttcatggaaagatatacgccacatcaacgtgtacaaattgttcaattgtactatgaatatcagcgttctgtgaaagaagtttttcgcaaattacgcccaacttatggtccacataatcgaccttcagaatctaCAATTCgcaaaataatcgaaaaatttgaaggggcagctACTTGCCGGGATGTCCCGTCGTatggtaggccacgtacagctcgcagcgtagaaaatattgagGACGTAGCCGAGAGTGAACGTTATCACGCCATGGTAACagactttttggtacctcaaattgaagcacttGGTCTCCAAGATATTTTGTTCCAACAAGACGGTaccacttgccacacagcgcgcgtaacaatggacttattgggacatcattttggtgagaaattaatttcacgttttggcccaGTGAATTGaccaccaagatcgtgtgatatcacacctttggacttttttctttggggctacgtaaaagcaaaagtctatgtggataaaccagtgacgattgaagcattggaagcaaatattgagcgagttatttgtgagattccggtcacaatgctcgaacgcgtcatcgaaaattggcgcgaaagaatggaccatttaaaggtcagttgcggccaacatatgaaggggattattttctagaactGCTGAACTTGAACCAGGCATAACCTTGCTAAAACTCCGAACAAACTACTGCTTTAATCTCCGTCAATCATGAGCACACATACTCGTTGTTagactttatacttagatgtcaaggttaatataaatacagggagcggggatcaaagtGTCGCCtgctttaaaccttgataacttgaagacgacattatcaaataaaaaaccggtttccaaataggaaagctattcttgtcagctgacgatacgtagttcagttagtatcatgccgtcatcatatgaggagataaagagttataagtggaacgaggagctttcgaggtccgccgtagtcatggcattggttaataatggaggtgaaatctccaattcaacgattgcttcaaccttaggagtgaatttacggactgttcagcgtatccgcaAGAAGccagaggacacctgggatgttgataccactgttatgtattgtcttttatttagttttaaatcataacttagggatttgttttaaatagataggtaggtaccttgtgttttacgagtttgtatattttaatactcaaatgtatgtacgtccttttaaatgtaatcccttacagaatatatgttttagtgtatgatagtacccccaatccaaaggtgttcttattaactttactccggtccgttgcttccgtctgtaaGTGGTGTTCGCGGAACATTACaaccaccataaagagggcgccgacaggaaggtcagggacaccgactttgtcgacaaggtgaagaagatggttgaagatgaccctaccaggtccatgaaggccatggcgagggatctgagctgccatgagaaaacaataagggactgtgtatctgaggattttaggtgcaggagctacaagatgcaggggGCCAGActttgacccagaaggcaaaggacaacaggctgatgaagtcaacaagctcaagcagcccgggatgctctggtttttctctgatgaaaagaatttctgtcaagatcagaaggtcaacaagcagaacaacaggtggatagccacctgcaacggtcatggtgttcggggtggtcagcagtgaaggtcatgttatgcctccccacatgtttgaaacgggtctaaaggtcaatacagaggtctacctggatgttatggagaaggtggttc is part of the Lepeophtheirus salmonis chromosome 14, UVic_Lsal_1.4, whole genome shotgun sequence genome and harbors:
- the LOC121129152 gene encoding zinc finger BED domain-containing protein 4 produces the protein MTTKISLVWKYFDQQNDFFVMCVICKKQLSRKGRGTSSLWNHLKALHKDVYIELSEEQTIQTREKERIAEQTPLAKPKVGKKKKIEQDFFRSGQIWDVNSSESKARDRIIAEMFVMDDLPFSHVEDIGFVRLMTEMCPEYTLKDRNFYSSMVCNEMYESAFLQLKSIVDEIQCDCDIAFTTDVWSDTSAGFSLLSLSAHAITKEFERVNYLLSAEPLQERHTGEYISLKFDEMLEKWGIPSRAVHCVLRDPGANMKKAVFLSGLDNVDCIIHKVQQVVKHGIASKKEMGDVIRKCRSIATYFHHSTMAQDELKKIQDQRQEPLLLVIHDSSSRWNSTLHMLERIQKMKESLCIYVATHNSKIEPISDREWKLLSKCVMALKPYEEITKQLSSSSSSISDVIPLIVSLKIALQTSTREILPAQRTSAMSDSEEFKDHSNESIDKDETETTNIIHLMKVAMREALDKQFADVESHNIYRLATYLDPRYKDKFFTSSNILDEVQSVIINLCNGDGELEDEPTKKRQRVDLCDSHAEIPSNCSVLEAMNLILSSGDDENDETSFPSYKEIKMYHTEKIIKGTNEDTLKWWDEKRNNYPNLLKVVRSYLCCPPSSVPNAALIYDEKRKRLSADKVQKILFLKKNLPLLKFKY